Proteins encoded in a region of the Nocardia asteroides genome:
- a CDS encoding AarF/ABC1/UbiB kinase family protein, which yields MTGRVPEGRMARSGRLGRLAAGQAVRTVGTRLSMIGRTEEARQVLAERATLQTAQQIVTVLGGMKGAAMKLGQMLSVLDVDLFPESHRELFRTKLGELRDRAPTVPFAVMRRVIEDDLGPLGRVFADFDETPIAAASIGQVYRARLRDGRAVAVKAQYPGVDKAIDADMRNLELLTKLWRSALPSAGDSAVLDEISRTIGQELDYPREARIQHRVAMRYRDHPFITVPDSVEEHCTRHVLVTELIEGKSFQHVQALPAAERDRIGELIYRFYISSLFRDSEFCGDPHPGNILLADDGRLAFVDFGLYKRMDPVHVDFERAGLRAACEHRAQDLYEAWAGRGIIDSNADLTAQECLEYVWAAAGWHLLDEHITITPEVATAAVAFAVDPRAAEFRGMHHQLLPPEHVFSRRADLFTFATLGQLHTTNNWHQLAREWLYHEPPATEIGQAIERSRGGRRPDA from the coding sequence GTGACCGGTCGGGTGCCCGAAGGTCGGATGGCACGCAGCGGCAGGCTGGGCCGGCTGGCTGCGGGACAGGCGGTGCGGACTGTCGGCACGCGGTTGTCGATGATCGGAAGGACCGAGGAAGCCCGCCAGGTTCTCGCGGAGCGTGCGACGTTGCAGACCGCGCAGCAGATCGTCACCGTGCTCGGGGGTATGAAGGGCGCGGCGATGAAGCTGGGCCAGATGTTGTCGGTTCTCGATGTCGACCTCTTCCCCGAATCGCACCGCGAACTGTTCCGGACGAAACTCGGCGAACTCCGCGACCGCGCGCCGACGGTGCCTTTCGCAGTGATGCGGCGAGTCATCGAGGACGATCTGGGGCCGTTGGGCCGTGTCTTCGCGGACTTCGACGAGACACCGATCGCCGCGGCCTCGATCGGCCAGGTATATCGGGCGCGGTTGCGTGACGGACGGGCAGTCGCGGTCAAAGCGCAATACCCCGGCGTGGACAAGGCCATCGACGCGGACATGCGCAACCTGGAACTGCTCACGAAGTTGTGGAGATCCGCCCTGCCGAGCGCGGGCGACAGCGCGGTACTGGACGAGATCTCCCGCACCATCGGCCAGGAGCTCGACTACCCCCGCGAAGCCCGCATCCAGCACCGGGTGGCGATGCGCTACCGCGACCATCCGTTCATCACCGTCCCCGACAGCGTCGAAGAGCACTGCACGCGGCATGTTCTGGTGACCGAGCTCATCGAAGGCAAATCGTTCCAGCACGTCCAGGCCCTGCCCGCCGCCGAACGTGATCGTATCGGCGAGCTGATCTACCGCTTCTACATCAGTTCGCTGTTCCGCGACAGCGAGTTCTGCGGCGACCCGCACCCGGGCAACATCCTGCTCGCCGACGACGGTCGGCTGGCATTCGTCGATTTCGGGCTCTACAAGCGCATGGACCCCGTTCACGTCGACTTCGAACGCGCGGGTCTGCGGGCTGCCTGCGAACACCGCGCCCAGGACCTGTACGAGGCGTGGGCCGGGCGCGGCATCATCGACTCGAATGCGGACCTCACCGCGCAGGAATGCCTGGAGTACGTGTGGGCCGCCGCGGGATGGCATCTGCTCGACGAGCACATCACGATCACTCCGGAAGTCGCCACTGCCGCGGTGGCTTTCGCTGTCGACCCGCGCGCCGCCGAGTTCCGCGGCATGCACCACCAACTGCTCCCGCCCGAGCACGTCTTCTCCCGCCGCGCAGACCTGTTCACCTTCGCCACTCTCGGTCAGCTCCACACCACCAACAATTGGCATCAGCTCGCACGCGAGTGGCTCTACCACGAGCCCCCCGCGACCGAGATCGGGCAGGCGATCGAACGATCCCGGGGAGGACGACGACCCGACGCGTGA
- a CDS encoding helix-turn-helix domain-containing protein produces MPAPPNTPAVDDLRGLAREVVGHLVDSAAPCRTTADTDLTVVVRTCLQWAIQRWNGAVLPDRIASLDAAAARWAREEIPIGTVQHAIHAGFAFALDRMFTAPGQAGRVDVRAGTTSVLEVLHLATAAVSRAYVRACKVTAVEHHTSVHTLTSALLGGHATSAMARQCGIPLADEYFVLALAVPEHPDENRPHLDRQVVARRKLRRLQAALASLFGARALSLLSVDGGTILVPCTETTAADLDDVVRTLADAARVPVTAAVASAVPDEVSAAAVRAHELLDTVEQLSLGPGLHRFTELALHYQLTRSGVGREALCGRLAPLFEYPHLLETLQVHISTDLNRQRTARQLHIHPNTIDYRLRRITQLTGLDPSDAKGLWYLRSALVAWTAGGRRGYTMQAAAPE; encoded by the coding sequence ATGCCGGCTCCGCCCAACACACCCGCGGTCGACGATCTCCGCGGGTTGGCTCGTGAAGTGGTCGGCCACCTGGTCGATTCAGCCGCGCCCTGCCGGACGACGGCCGACACCGACTTGACCGTGGTGGTGCGGACATGCCTGCAGTGGGCGATTCAGCGCTGGAATGGCGCGGTGTTGCCGGACCGCATCGCCTCTCTGGATGCCGCGGCGGCGCGATGGGCACGCGAGGAGATCCCGATCGGAACTGTCCAGCACGCGATTCATGCGGGGTTCGCCTTCGCGCTGGACAGGATGTTCACCGCACCAGGCCAGGCAGGCCGTGTCGACGTCAGGGCGGGCACCACCTCGGTGCTGGAGGTTCTGCATCTGGCGACAGCGGCGGTCAGCAGAGCCTACGTCCGGGCGTGCAAGGTCACGGCCGTCGAACACCACACCTCGGTCCATACCTTGACCTCGGCGCTGCTCGGCGGCCACGCGACGTCTGCGATGGCCCGCCAATGCGGCATACCGCTGGCCGACGAATATTTCGTGCTCGCGCTCGCGGTACCGGAGCACCCCGACGAGAATCGTCCTCATCTCGACAGACAGGTGGTCGCGCGGCGCAAGCTACGTCGCCTGCAGGCCGCTCTGGCGAGCTTGTTCGGTGCGCGGGCGCTCTCTCTGTTGTCGGTCGACGGCGGCACCATTCTCGTTCCCTGCACTGAGACGACCGCCGCAGATCTGGACGATGTCGTGCGGACGCTCGCGGACGCCGCGCGAGTTCCGGTCACCGCGGCCGTCGCCTCGGCCGTGCCCGATGAGGTGTCCGCGGCCGCTGTGCGAGCGCATGAACTCCTCGATACCGTGGAACAGCTGAGCCTCGGGCCCGGTCTGCACCGATTCACCGAGTTGGCGCTGCACTATCAGTTGACCCGTTCCGGAGTCGGCCGCGAGGCGCTGTGCGGCCGGCTTGCTCCGCTGTTCGAATATCCACACTTGCTGGAGACCTTGCAGGTGCACATCAGCACCGACCTCAATCGTCAGCGCACCGCCCGGCAGTTGCATATTCATCCGAACACCATCGACTACCGGCTCCGGCGAATCACCCAGCTCACCGGTCTGGACCCCTCCGACGCAAAAGGGTTGTGGTACCTGCGCTCAGCGCTGGTCGCCTGGACCGCAGGCGGCCGGCGCGGGTATACGATGCAGGCCGCCGCGCCGGAGTAG
- a CDS encoding FAD-dependent monooxygenase, protein MVTIIGGGIAGTVLGGALARRGDRVTLYERQPRDATGGAFLFIDERGHSVLRDLGIDDDAVNEASYPVGALEYVGSNGRHAAMSRGHRFWLRSSLMEVLNDFLATSGADLRYDCGIADVAVDQSGRCRIQHADGSSSTTDDIVIAADGIDSVVRARLEPDRAPVYAGDIVLYGMTSTSVEPDTEPRILHFFAELDATGAAASTFGHIWRPGHAAHWFIRIARAPLDGPDDAGVRPTSEWTDTVLRATPSINDLVGPLLDKTDSVHVSNARNVPLAAAAAQPTLPLLLIGDADHAITPAAGVGARDALEDAHAVYRALTTGGCPAEAMAVRRTEIIDDRQRAARGRADVSR, encoded by the coding sequence ATGGTGACCATCATCGGCGGAGGGATTGCCGGGACCGTCCTCGGCGGCGCCCTCGCCCGCAGAGGCGATCGGGTCACGCTGTACGAGCGGCAACCGCGCGACGCCACCGGCGGCGCGTTCCTGTTCATCGACGAACGGGGCCACTCGGTACTACGCGACCTCGGCATCGACGACGACGCGGTGAACGAAGCCTCCTATCCGGTCGGCGCCCTCGAATACGTCGGCAGCAACGGCCGCCACGCCGCGATGAGCCGCGGTCATCGGTTCTGGCTCCGCAGCTCGCTGATGGAGGTGCTCAACGACTTCCTCGCCACCTCAGGCGCTGATCTCCGGTACGACTGCGGCATCGCCGACGTGGCCGTCGACCAGTCCGGGCGATGCCGGATACAGCACGCCGACGGCTCATCGAGCACCACCGATGACATCGTGATCGCCGCCGACGGCATCGACTCCGTCGTCCGAGCGCGCCTCGAACCCGACCGCGCCCCCGTCTACGCCGGAGACATCGTGCTCTACGGGATGACCTCCACGTCGGTAGAACCGGACACCGAACCCCGGATACTGCACTTCTTCGCCGAGCTGGACGCCACCGGGGCAGCCGCCAGCACGTTCGGCCACATCTGGCGGCCCGGACACGCCGCCCACTGGTTCATCCGGATAGCCCGCGCTCCTCTGGACGGCCCGGACGACGCGGGCGTGCGCCCCACCAGCGAGTGGACCGACACGGTCCTGCGGGCCACGCCATCCATCAACGACCTGGTCGGCCCCCTGCTCGACAAGACCGACTCCGTCCACGTCAGCAACGCGCGCAACGTGCCCCTCGCCGCCGCCGCCGCCCAGCCGACGTTGCCGCTCCTGCTCATCGGTGACGCCGACCACGCGATCACCCCCGCGGCCGGCGTCGGCGCGCGCGACGCACTCGAAGACGCACACGCCGTCTACCGCGCTCTCACCACCGGCGGCTGTCCCGCCGAGGCAATGGCTGTGCGCCGCACCGAAATAATCGACGACAGGCAGCGCGCCGCCCGCGGCCGCGCCGACGTCTCCCGGTAG
- a CDS encoding cyclodeaminase/cyclohydrolase family protein codes for MSQPSTSSTETAPSFGEATLAQYLSDLAAKIPAPGGGAVAALHAAQGAALVAMVARYTTRAKDAENRPVVDRIIEAADAASTRALALADADAAAFTAVGAAYKLPKDSPEDLAARKAAIEAALIEAARVPAAVVDEADEVLSLAAELFPIGNPNVVTDIGAAAGACRAAAATSQLNIEINVASLPAAEGDRFAPVLMRIEEITARADALHADVVHAVRK; via the coding sequence GTGTCGCAGCCCAGCACGTCGTCCACGGAAACTGCGCCGTCCTTCGGCGAGGCCACCCTCGCGCAGTACCTGAGCGACCTGGCCGCCAAGATTCCCGCACCGGGCGGCGGGGCCGTGGCCGCGTTGCACGCCGCGCAGGGCGCCGCGCTGGTGGCGATGGTCGCGCGCTACACCACGCGTGCCAAGGACGCCGAGAACCGGCCGGTGGTCGACCGGATCATCGAGGCGGCCGACGCGGCCAGCACGCGCGCGCTCGCGCTGGCCGACGCCGACGCCGCGGCGTTCACGGCCGTCGGCGCCGCCTACAAGCTGCCCAAGGATTCCCCGGAGGACCTCGCCGCCCGCAAGGCCGCGATCGAGGCCGCGCTTATCGAGGCCGCCCGCGTGCCCGCCGCGGTCGTGGACGAGGCCGACGAGGTGCTGTCGCTGGCCGCGGAGCTGTTCCCGATCGGGAACCCGAACGTCGTCACCGACATCGGCGCGGCCGCAGGCGCCTGCCGCGCCGCCGCCGCCACTTCACAACTCAACATCGAGATCAACGTGGCGTCGCTGCCCGCCGCCGAGGGCGACCGGTTCGCTCCGGTACTCATGCGGATCGAAGAGATCACCGCGCGGGCGGACGCCCTGCACGCCGACGTCGTGCACGCCGTTCGGAAGTAA
- a CDS encoding LLM class F420-dependent oxidoreductase, producing MRIGLSINYSGGFKEAAAEVADLERAGLDVVFVPEAYSFDAVSALGYLAAKTTRLQLASGILQIYTRTPSLTAMTAAGLDFVSDGRYVLGLGASGPQVIEGFHGVPYDAPIGRTRELVEICRKVWRRERLEYQGKHYQIPLPAGQGTGLGKPLKLINHPVRERIPVLLAALGPKNVELAAEIAEGWQPIFFLPEKAQQVWGDSLTAGLAKREPALGELDVYAGPALAIGDDVEPLLEFVKPHLALYIGGMGAKGKNFYHTLATKYGYGAEADRIQELYLAGEKEAAAKAVPDQLVRDISLVGSAGYVKERVAAFKEAGVTVLNVVPMAGTAAERVKLIEQLRELV from the coding sequence ATGCGGATCGGATTGAGCATCAACTACTCGGGGGGCTTCAAAGAGGCGGCGGCCGAAGTCGCCGACCTCGAGCGGGCGGGCCTGGACGTCGTGTTCGTGCCCGAGGCGTACTCGTTCGACGCGGTGAGCGCGCTCGGTTACCTGGCCGCCAAGACCACCCGGCTGCAGCTCGCCTCCGGCATCCTGCAGATCTACACGCGCACCCCGAGCCTGACCGCGATGACCGCGGCGGGCCTGGACTTCGTCTCCGACGGACGCTACGTGCTCGGGCTGGGCGCGTCGGGCCCCCAGGTGATCGAGGGCTTCCACGGCGTGCCCTACGACGCCCCCATCGGCCGCACCCGGGAACTGGTGGAGATCTGCCGGAAGGTCTGGCGGCGCGAACGCCTGGAATACCAGGGCAAGCACTATCAGATCCCGCTGCCCGCCGGGCAGGGCACCGGCCTCGGCAAGCCGCTCAAGCTGATCAACCACCCGGTGCGCGAACGCATCCCGGTGCTGCTGGCCGCGCTCGGCCCGAAGAACGTGGAACTGGCCGCCGAGATCGCCGAGGGCTGGCAGCCGATCTTCTTCCTGCCGGAGAAGGCCCAGCAAGTCTGGGGCGACTCGCTCACCGCCGGTCTCGCCAAGCGCGAGCCCGCTCTCGGTGAACTGGACGTGTATGCGGGCCCGGCGCTGGCCATCGGGGACGACGTCGAGCCGCTGCTCGAGTTCGTCAAGCCGCATCTGGCGCTCTACATCGGCGGCATGGGCGCCAAGGGCAAGAACTTCTACCACACCCTGGCCACGAAGTACGGCTATGGCGCCGAGGCCGATCGCATCCAAGAGCTGTACCTGGCGGGGGAGAAGGAGGCCGCGGCCAAGGCGGTCCCGGACCAGCTCGTCCGGGACATCTCCCTGGTCGGCTCGGCGGGGTACGTCAAGGAGCGGGTCGCGGCCTTCAAGGAGGCGGGCGTCACGGTCTTGAACGTGGTCCCGATGGCGGGCACCGCCGCGGAGCGCGTCAAGCTGATCGAACAGCTGCGCGAACTGGTGTGA
- a CDS encoding NADP-dependent oxidoreductase, with amino-acid sequence MLAITQYAFGGPEVLEVVEADRPRPGPGEVLVRVAATSVNAADWKVRAGLIRELGDPPLTLGFDVAGVVDELGTGVDRFAVGDAVYGMVFGGANAEYVVAQAHMLAPKPRNIDPVHAAALPTAALTAWQALAALGAGQRVLVHAAAGGVGHLAVQIAEHRGAFVIGTARAVNHEYLRELGADEVIDYTAVDFGSAVRDVDIVFDLVGGEYGSRSLRALRPDGRLIDAQGSDAEADPRYERFHVEPSGVSLREITTMVERGHLRATIDQVLPLQEAGEAHRLAEAGRVRGKVVLVARHPPA; translated from the coding sequence ATGCTCGCAATCACGCAGTACGCGTTCGGCGGCCCGGAAGTACTCGAAGTGGTCGAGGCCGATCGGCCGCGACCCGGCCCGGGGGAGGTCCTGGTACGGGTCGCCGCCACCAGCGTCAACGCGGCCGACTGGAAAGTGCGTGCCGGGTTGATCCGGGAACTCGGCGATCCACCGCTCACGCTGGGATTCGACGTGGCCGGTGTCGTCGACGAACTCGGCACCGGCGTGGACCGGTTCGCGGTGGGAGATGCGGTGTACGGCATGGTGTTCGGCGGAGCCAACGCGGAATACGTCGTGGCGCAGGCGCACATGCTGGCGCCGAAGCCGAGGAACATCGATCCGGTACACGCCGCGGCGCTGCCGACGGCGGCGCTGACCGCATGGCAGGCGCTGGCCGCCCTCGGCGCCGGGCAGCGGGTGCTGGTGCACGCGGCCGCGGGCGGCGTGGGCCATCTGGCGGTGCAGATAGCCGAGCATCGCGGGGCGTTCGTCATCGGCACCGCCCGTGCGGTCAATCACGAGTACCTGCGCGAGCTCGGTGCCGACGAGGTGATCGACTACACCGCCGTCGACTTCGGTTCCGCCGTCCGCGATGTGGATATCGTGTTCGATCTGGTCGGCGGGGAGTACGGTTCCCGATCGCTCCGGGCGCTGCGGCCCGACGGCCGGTTGATCGACGCCCAGGGTTCGGACGCGGAAGCCGACCCGCGTTACGAGCGTTTCCATGTCGAGCCGTCCGGGGTGTCGCTGCGCGAGATCACCACGATGGTCGAGCGCGGCCATCTACGCGCGACGATCGACCAGGTGCTGCCACTTCAGGAAGCCGGGGAGGCGCACAGGCTCGCCGAAGCGGGGCGGGTGCGCGGCAAGGTCGTGCTGGTCGCTCGGCATCCGCCCGCCTGA
- a CDS encoding polyprenyl synthetase family protein yields MPRQIDSVVFPHLDADLDRVRDVLGPVQLRGRPELAALTDDGADTYRRLVRPTLTLLSYYLLTDPEVPADDRVVRAAAAVELLHLGSLYHDDVVDHAYERRGRPSANAVWGSHMAVLGGDSVILTSVRMLAELGSREVLAGAIAGEQMCAGMVIEAADLYVASRDEQSYFDAIDGKTAAVLSLACRVGAMQAGRSEDEEEALASFGRHFGLAYQLYDDILDLTSTSEEAGKPVNTDLPEGIYTLPVIRAVARDDDLARLLRRAMTREQAAHARELVIASGAVDEARAKADEFLDQAAGQLAALPVDTRTRHAMTAYAGSVLDRRTPGPAVPQQSTQTPEAHSDVLPPQVAESLRSWMVDTGFVASPGEADYHRWIGAIRIPRHWAPAISPAVEQTAYRMAVLLLAWDDLFEDPQLTDPAAITALKRGMVATLRQDPEKPWRPGAIPTAWASLWPRLREGRSTRWQEQFLDGLEDWCEACEREAHHRINGYIPPTADYLPLRMSTSGIDTALACMEVHQGRELPSQLRNHPVIRRLEELAFWVTFVENDLAGLDQDEADQVPYNLVRAVRHETGCTRGEAVEQVQRQVADQRAQLEALLRYVPALLRVLPGLSGKGKDYAEIYTNMTRVGLWARESDRYEQNSGPAVSAAPDLERLRREVYYYPAAEPAPAVP; encoded by the coding sequence GTGCCACGTCAGATCGATTCGGTTGTTTTCCCCCATCTGGATGCGGACCTCGACCGCGTCCGTGACGTCCTCGGCCCCGTGCAGTTGCGGGGCAGGCCCGAGCTGGCCGCGCTCACCGACGACGGGGCCGACACATACCGCCGCCTGGTCCGCCCTACCTTGACATTGTTGTCGTACTACCTGCTCACCGACCCCGAGGTCCCGGCCGACGACCGGGTGGTGCGGGCCGCTGCCGCCGTCGAGTTGCTGCATCTGGGATCGCTCTACCACGACGACGTCGTTGATCACGCGTACGAGCGCCGAGGCCGTCCCAGTGCCAACGCGGTCTGGGGTTCGCATATGGCCGTATTGGGCGGAGACTCCGTGATACTCACGAGCGTGCGCATGCTGGCCGAACTCGGCTCGCGCGAAGTTCTCGCGGGTGCGATCGCGGGTGAGCAGATGTGCGCGGGGATGGTGATCGAGGCCGCCGACCTCTACGTAGCGTCCCGCGACGAGCAGTCCTATTTCGACGCGATCGACGGCAAGACCGCGGCGGTGCTGTCGCTGGCCTGCCGGGTGGGCGCGATGCAGGCCGGCCGCTCCGAGGACGAGGAGGAGGCGTTGGCTTCGTTCGGTCGACACTTCGGGCTGGCCTACCAGCTGTATGACGACATCCTCGACCTGACCTCGACCTCCGAAGAAGCGGGCAAGCCTGTCAACACGGATCTGCCCGAGGGCATCTACACCCTTCCCGTGATCCGCGCCGTTGCCCGCGACGACGACCTTGCCCGCCTGCTGCGCAGAGCAATGACGCGTGAACAAGCCGCACATGCGCGCGAGCTCGTCATCGCCTCCGGCGCCGTGGACGAAGCACGAGCGAAAGCCGATGAGTTCCTCGACCAGGCCGCCGGTCAGCTCGCCGCCCTGCCCGTGGACACGCGCACCCGCCACGCGATGACCGCCTACGCCGGGTCCGTACTCGACCGGAGAACGCCTGGCCCCGCGGTTCCCCAGCAGTCGACACAGACACCCGAGGCGCACAGCGATGTCCTCCCGCCGCAGGTCGCGGAATCATTGCGGAGCTGGATGGTGGACACCGGCTTCGTCGCCTCCCCGGGCGAGGCCGACTACCACCGGTGGATAGGAGCGATCCGGATCCCGCGACACTGGGCCCCAGCGATATCTCCGGCCGTCGAACAGACCGCCTACCGCATGGCGGTGCTGCTCCTTGCATGGGACGACCTGTTCGAGGATCCGCAACTGACCGACCCCGCGGCCATCACCGCGCTGAAGCGTGGCATGGTGGCGACACTGCGCCAGGACCCGGAGAAACCGTGGCGGCCCGGTGCGATCCCGACGGCGTGGGCGAGTTTGTGGCCGCGCCTGCGCGAAGGCCGCAGCACCCGCTGGCAGGAGCAGTTCCTCGACGGCCTCGAGGACTGGTGCGAAGCCTGCGAACGCGAAGCGCACCATCGCATCAACGGCTACATCCCGCCCACGGCCGACTACCTGCCGCTGCGGATGTCGACCAGCGGGATCGACACCGCCCTCGCCTGCATGGAGGTGCACCAGGGCCGGGAACTGCCGTCGCAGCTGCGCAACCACCCCGTGATCCGCCGTCTCGAGGAACTCGCCTTCTGGGTGACCTTCGTGGAGAACGACCTCGCGGGGTTGGATCAGGACGAGGCCGACCAAGTCCCCTACAACCTGGTCAGGGCGGTCCGTCACGAGACCGGCTGCACCCGCGGCGAAGCCGTGGAGCAGGTGCAGCGCCAGGTGGCGGATCAGCGCGCCCAGCTCGAGGCGCTGCTCCGCTACGTCCCCGCCCTCTTGCGCGTGCTTCCCGGTCTGTCGGGCAAGGGGAAGGACTACGCGGAGATTTACACGAACATGACCCGCGTCGGGCTCTGGGCGCGTGAGAGCGATCGGTACGAGCAGAATTCCGGTCCCGCGGTTTCCGCGGCGCCGGACTTGGAACGCTTGCGCCGCGAGGTCTACTACTACCCGGCCGCCGAACCGGCTCCTGCCGTGCCGTAA
- a CDS encoding ABC transporter ATP-binding protein gives MEVADVHHSYGRRLVLRGIDFVLPAGALVGIVGENGVGKSTLLKVLSGGLRPDRGVVRHRGRFGYCPQQVVLNDAFTVRQHLEFFAAAYAIPDLRRAEKTMEILRFSEYAGERVATLSGGTRQKLNLTLAVMHDPQVLLLDEPYQGFDWETYLRFWDLVAQFRDTGRSVLVVSHLAHDTDKLDQVWRLHDGVLQGVRQEAG, from the coding sequence ATGGAAGTGGCGGACGTTCACCACTCATATGGCAGGCGGTTGGTGCTGCGTGGCATCGACTTCGTGTTGCCCGCGGGAGCGCTGGTGGGAATTGTCGGTGAGAACGGGGTGGGCAAATCCACCTTGTTGAAGGTCCTCTCCGGAGGGCTGCGACCGGACCGGGGAGTGGTTCGGCACCGTGGGAGGTTCGGCTACTGCCCGCAACAGGTGGTCCTCAACGACGCGTTCACGGTTCGGCAGCACCTGGAATTCTTCGCCGCGGCCTATGCGATCCCGGACCTGCGGCGGGCCGAGAAGACCATGGAGATCCTGCGTTTCTCCGAGTATGCCGGTGAGCGGGTCGCGACGCTGAGCGGCGGCACACGGCAGAAGCTCAACCTGACGCTGGCGGTGATGCACGATCCGCAGGTTCTGCTGCTCGACGAGCCGTACCAGGGTTTCGACTGGGAGACGTATCTGCGTTTCTGGGATCTGGTCGCGCAGTTCCGCGACACCGGTCGCTCCGTTCTGGTCGTCTCGCATCTGGCCCACGACACCGACAAGCTGGACCAGGTGTGGCGGCTGCACGACGGCGTCCTACAAGGAGTACGGCAGGAGGCGGGATGA
- a CDS encoding TetR/AcrR family transcriptional regulator: protein MPSKAVGQRRRPTQERAKATREHILDTAARLFGERGIADTSTNRIAAEAGVSIGTVYRYFADRAVLVEELLARLLETIERRFTQQVFGLADKSVQQIMIDVLETITAELVENAQLVRALVAGVQFYSSGLPEFEPRLRLLVKVVLIQVLGPGDDHRYDMMTFVIINTGFAAVLRASALDVDSRERREAIEMTARMIGAWLEAEGKAVTVQPAIRAR, encoded by the coding sequence ATGCCGTCGAAAGCGGTCGGCCAGCGCCGTCGTCCGACTCAGGAGCGTGCCAAGGCGACGAGGGAGCACATCCTGGATACCGCGGCGCGATTGTTCGGGGAGCGCGGTATCGCCGATACCTCGACCAACCGGATCGCGGCGGAGGCGGGGGTGAGCATCGGTACGGTCTATCGGTACTTCGCCGATCGTGCCGTCCTGGTCGAGGAGTTGCTCGCGCGATTGCTCGAGACGATCGAGCGGCGGTTCACCCAGCAGGTGTTCGGCCTCGCGGACAAATCGGTCCAGCAGATAATGATCGATGTCCTGGAGACGATCACCGCGGAGTTGGTCGAGAACGCGCAGTTGGTGCGCGCGCTGGTGGCTGGGGTGCAGTTCTACAGCAGTGGTCTTCCAGAGTTCGAACCGCGGCTTCGTCTGCTGGTCAAGGTGGTATTGATCCAGGTTCTCGGCCCGGGTGACGATCACCGGTACGACATGATGACCTTCGTCATCATCAATACCGGCTTCGCGGCCGTGCTGCGCGCTTCCGCCTTGGATGTGGACAGCCGCGAACGCAGAGAGGCGATCGAGATGACCGCCCGAATGATCGGCGCCTGGCTCGAAGCCGAAGGCAAAGCTGTCACCGTTCAACCGGCAATACGCGCTCGGTGA
- a CDS encoding STAS domain-containing protein, translating to MTTTVAAHDGATVLTVAGEVDLATAPALENAIDAILSGKPAALIIDLTSVSFLASAGMATLVAAHQRAGATTAIAVVADGPATSRQLKMTSLDQVFALHSTLEAALAAIRQR from the coding sequence ATGACCACCACGGTCGCGGCCCATGACGGCGCGACTGTGCTGACGGTGGCCGGCGAGGTCGATCTGGCGACAGCCCCCGCGCTGGAGAACGCGATCGATGCCATTCTCAGCGGCAAACCCGCCGCCCTGATCATCGACCTCACCTCGGTCAGCTTCCTCGCCTCGGCGGGCATGGCGACGCTCGTGGCAGCCCACCAGCGCGCGGGCGCGACCACCGCCATCGCGGTCGTCGCCGACGGCCCGGCGACCAGCCGCCAGCTGAAGATGACCAGCCTGGATCAGGTGTTCGCGCTGCATTCGACGCTGGAGGCCGCGCTGGCGGCGATCCGGCAGAGATGA